Within the Onychostoma macrolepis isolate SWU-2019 chromosome 14, ASM1243209v1, whole genome shotgun sequence genome, the region ACCTTGAGCCTGTGATTTTGGGTGGAAGAATTTCTGTGCACCCATTTCACAGTTGGACAGACATTCACATTCGCAACATAACAGAACTGCAGGAAGATTCTTTGGCCAGCCACCAAAACTTAACCTAaattactgatgtcacatgcaatattaaacaaatgcatGTTGGTCGAAGGCACACAAGCAATCTAAGGGACGTGCAAAACCAACACTGTTTTGAATACCAGAGTAATGGGATATGTTTTCGTAGacacaacaacagcaacatacTTGGAGGGGCATGCTGCATCTAGTCCTCATCAGTGTGCTTGCGTAGCGCTGGCGCAGAGTCATGCCTCCACACAGAGCAGTACCAGCATGTGTCAGAATGGTCACAGAGTCTGCACTGAACTCAACAAACACGCATTTCACTACACTCCAGCAGACGTAACCTTCCTGGAATCTTGTCAGGGttttttttcactgtttatttttatttgaatatcaCTCTTGTTTAAAAGCTTGCGCTTCTAACTGATGAACTACACATCTAGCGGCGCTGTCATTAGGGGGAGTAAATCTTTTGTCATGGGAGGGGAGGAAGAGATGAGGTAGGTGGGGGCCTCTTGGCTGAAACCTCTATAAACAAGTGAGGGAGGGAGTCAGTGAGCCATGCTGAGCAACAATAACAttgttattttcatatttcatatgcCTTCCTTTATTCTCACGTCCACAATTCAACTCTTAAATTTGCATAATGTTCAACTAAcaaaattgatttaattaaagaCCGTTAAGATGTTAATAAGTATCAAATGCCTAATGTGaaagtttatgattaaaaacttcatttatatattaattagtaAATTTATTTCTTATTGGTGTAAGCATGTTACTGGTTTTAAAAATCCCAAATTTGCCAAAGTGTTTCAAGAAAATCTAAagaataatttagatttttcaaCTTCCAAGGGAGCCCCAGGAtcactatttttgtttaaattaatattaattattattattgattctataaaaacaatataattgtAATCTGAATCCAAATgccaaaaaacacacaaatacaagaTGTTCTTTTTTGGAAGAACATTCTTGAAATGTCTGGAATTACAAAATTTATCGTGGTTACTTATgttaatatatcaatatattaatCAATTTGTTAATTTAAGCTTTAAAGCAAGCAGCTTTGTCATAATTAGGGgtagaaatactgaaaatatcttATATAAGGGGTCCTTCAAATGTTGTGTCGGACAATGAGGAATCTTTGAGttaaaaggttgagaaccactaaACTACAATGCGCCTTAGcaacagcctagcaaccatctTGAACACCATAATGCAGGAGTGTGATGGGATAATCGGTCTAGTAACTGCATAACAGATGACTTTGTTGAGTCAACATTCAGTGTTTATCTTGACAAAATTTCATTTTCTAGTTAAAGTCTGCACTGCCATGTACGCGCCTCAGCGTTTCAGGTCATGTGGAGAGACGTATGGAGAAATGTCCGTCTCTGCACACACTATTCTGAGTCATCACATGTCGTTTTAGGCGTGAGGCTGTTCTGCACATCTGGCTTTAATTGAGCTCAGAGTTGCACCTCTCTCgccttctctttttctctcttctgcGTCTCCCAGTTTAAGGCGTTTGTCTTGGCTCTCTGCACGTGTGCGCACATGAGGTGCTCTCTGTTCTACCGGAAATGGAGGAAATAGTTTCACCACTGGTTCTGTGTGAGACAAAGGGACGGCACCATGCTAAGGCAGTAACATTCGTTCAAGAGGCCCCCGCTGCAGTATAGGTCATAGCCGCTTGCTTCAGTGTGGAGCAGGAAATTGTAAGCCAGCGTTATAAAAGATGAGGCCGACAGTGAGAGCTTAATTTTATAAGTGTGAAAATTTCATcctaaaatcaaaagaaaaaaaataagcataATAATTACAGTTGAAGGAAGTCTctcatgctcatcaaggctgcatttattttatgcagtgaagacagtaatgttgtgaaatattattacaatttaaataactgtttctgttgtaatatgacaaatgtaatttattcatgtgtaGGCACAGCTATGTCatagtgctcaagaaacttttcttgtcaatgttcaaaacagttgtgccgtttaaaagttttgtgtaaacggtgatttttaattatttatttttttcaggatactttgatgaatagaaagttaaaaagaacatcttttgtaatattgtaagTCTTTtaaagtcacttttgatcaattgaatgcatcctgaataaaagtaaaaatgtcttTTGAAGGGTACTGCTACTGtatactttttaaagaaaactagGATCATTAAGATAATTCATAATTTATGTTATGATAACTATTAAAAGATATTCTGAGAGTAAGGATGCACCATTTTCATGTACGCACAGACGGGGTGTATTTTATgcttaatgtttaattattacaattctataatattttgtctaaatgaaAACACTAAAGACTgaaatcagtcattttaaatactacaagtgaatttatttattacagcaTTATATTGTACAGTGAAAAATTGTCATTAGATATTTGCTAAAGGTTACAttaggtttttaaaaaataactttgcATGATTAATATAAATTTGCTTTCAgctgacttttttctttctatgtTTAAGGTGGCTCAAGCTGAACTCCAAGGCTGGTCGGAAGGAGAAAGAGCGGGGCGAGCTGCAGGTCACCGTCCAGTTCACCCGCAACAACATGACCGCTAGCATGTACGATCTGACCATAAAGGACAAGCCCCGTTCTGCATTTGGAAAGCTGAAGGACCGCGTCACAGGAAGAAAGAGAGCAGACGTGGAGTCCTCCTCTGCCATTTTACCTGGCCGCTACGCCGCCCTATCAGGGGCTGTAGGTCCTCCCTTTGCAGGAGACGGTGGACCAGATGAGCCGGGCGAGGAAGAGGGGGTCGATGTACACCGGAGCAAGGTGAAAGACTTCTTCCTTAAGGGGAAACTTCGCAAGAATTCAGACACACGGTCGTGTTCGTCATTGGCGTCAGACAGTAGCATGGCATCCTCCGCCGGGGATCCATTCGTCTCGGTAGAGCTGTGCAGGACACCCATCTACAGCAGCAGAGTGATGGAGCCCTTCCGAATGGACACTGAAAGTGGGATAAAAGGTCAGTTGTGGGCTCCATTTGATAGTTTATGTCAACCCTAGTGTTGTTCTAAACTCGTATGAGTTTCTTTATTCTGTGCATcatatttaaagatatttttaaaaatgtttcaacaGTTTTTGTGCATACAATCGAAGTCATTGGGGTCCAAAACAGCATCGGacccactgactttcactgTGTGCACAAAAACAACCttgagacatttttcaaaatatcttctcttgtgtttcacaaatgaaagaaagtcaaacatGTTTGGAATCTTTAAAACCTCTCCTCAAATGGATGGTTTGGGCCATACTGATCTTTGTCTgtatcctttctttctttctcttctctctGTGACCTTTGTCTTTAAAGTGATGACTCACAAGCGTGCACACAGTGATGAAGCCAGTAAGATCACAGGTGTTCCTCATCCCAGCCCTGCTGTGGAAAACCTAAAAGGCCAAAATATGCCGCTCTCCAAATCAACACTCTGCATCAACGGTAGCCATATCTACTCATCCGAGCCTGTCAGCCCCAAGAGTCCAAGCACCATCCCGGCCAAGCGCTCCCTGCTGGAGAAATGTGCACCCCTTTCTCGCTCTCTCCAGAATCTGACCCGACGTGGTGAAGACTCGCAGAAGAGCGATGGGAGGCGTTGGTCCATTGAAAAGAGCAAGAAGGATGACAGTGAGGCAGATGGAGCTCAGAGTCAGACCCAAGGAGCCGCCACCTCAGAGGGAAAGCCAGTGCAGGCCGCTGGACCTGTGGAAGTGGTGGATAAAGGAAAAAAGCTGAGGAAAACTCTGTTTTCTAGCGGGCGGAGTGACTCTCTCCCAGCCAAGCCAGAGCAGAGCCAGGTTTCTGCTCCTCTTGAGGGCAGACGCAGAGGATGGTTTGGCTCCGGTGACTCCCAGAACAAGCCAAGGTGAGTGAAGGCCAAGCAAGGCTACTAGGTTTTATGTTACAGTACAACAGATGTCTGACTTTGCTTATGTATCAGTATCATCAATAGCAGTTCCCCAGGATCTGTATGTTTATTGTCAGATGTTCTTCTAAAGAGATACTTTGTTTTTAAGTGAATGGCTTTGAATGTCAGCCTGCATTTTGGTCCTCAGAGAATATTCTTAGAAAAAGGAGTGTTTGAGTTTGCTGATGCAACAGTTACTGCAGCAGCTTTTTACGTCTCAGTCCTTTATATTGCTCTTGGTATGCAGAACATAGGTCAAGAGATGTTTGGTAATCTCTTTCAACGAATTTGTTGAAGCATTCAAAAACATCAGCTATTTTTATAAGAAATGTCCACTTACAATAAATTGATTGATTTATGTACTTTTTTATTAGTTCACATTTcagtaattcatttaattttttttttattcatcagcatgatttattttttttgacacATTCAGCTATTTCTTATAGTTTACACccgttttatttttgttagacTTAGGAGTGGGCGATATGACATCTTAATTAGTACTTTTATGTCATGATAACAATATATGTCAAAAATTGATGTAGTTATTTTTTTGCTTGAAATAAGTTtgctttaataaaattttagaTGACATTGAAAATTTAGAATTACACATTATGCACAATACTATCTTAACTAATAAAGATAAGTTCTCAAGCTTAGTGGAAACAAGTAAACAACTAActacaataaaacaaagaaaaaaatgaaatagcaCCTTTTTAAGTATCTTTGTCAATAAATCAGTCAAATGTACAATAAAACACTGCACAATCTTCACTGTATCAATTAAATATACAGGGATTattattaaagctacaaaagtagTTCATTCAAGATCAGTGAGTGCTTTCTCTTGTTTCGTTTTTTTCCCATTGTTTgattaaaagacattaaatgaCACAGACAGCAGGTATACAGGTATTATGCTGCTGTCACTTTAGGACCTAAAACGCATACATCATACAACATATTGATACACATCCCATTTTCTCCCAACTGTCTATATTCACTAAAAACATAACCAACTGCGTTGATGTGAATAAACCAGTATTGCCAAGACTGGTATTGTCTCATAACTTATACTCATAACTATTACTGAACATTTGACAATTTAAGCAAAATAAACCATGAAAAAGATTGTAATTCAGTACTCATGCTGTGTGAAATGGGGAAACAAAACTGAATTCTTTCATGTCTTATGTCTTATTGTGcttgaatgttttaaaattgcTTAAGTTTAAACTGGCAAGGcttaaaatgcatgcaaatagTAAACTTTTTAAAGGCAACACAACATCAAAACATCACTTTAGCATAATCACACTAGAGATGATGATCCGAGATTTATACCGTTTGTTAAATTTGTACCTGTTTATCATGTTTACAGGTATATCACCCACCCCTAGTTAGAGTTTATAGGCTGACAGGAAATGTATTTTCTCCCCTTTTGTTCCTGCTAAGCTATTTATATAAGAACAGTGTGCAAGCTGGTCAAAACATGCCAGACACGTCCGatcaaaacatgaacaaatttgAATCCAAAGACAGTTTCTCTTCTATTAAGAGGTGTCTCTGTAATAGCAAAGAACTGTCTCTCTCCCCTCCCCACTCATAGTTAGATTTTATGGCCCATTGCACACTATGACTAAGAGGACTACTTGTGCCTTCCCTCCACAGGCTGGGAGTCTCTCCTAAGGTAGAGAGCAGCTCAGACACCCCCTGTCAGATCCCTTGCTCCCCCAGTCAGCCCCCGTGCTCTCTTCCCCTCGGTTGCACTACTAGCTCGGTGTCTCCCCCTAGTGGCAATCACACCAACCCATTCACCCACCCTTCTCCAACACCCCCTTCCATCTCTCCCTCCAACCCTTTCCTCACTCGACTACAGCAAAACCCCTTTTTTGAGGATCTTATAGCCGAGGAAGCCCTAAAGTCTCCGACTGCTGGCTACTGTTCTCTTAATTCCAGTCTTTATCATTATCCAGTCGGATGCAGTCCCCTCCATAATGGAGCACAGAACAAAATGTATGCAATAAAACGGGAAAGACCCAGAAGTATGTCCAGACAGAGATCTCTTCCGGCTATTATGCCTGAGACACCATATCGAAACTCAAACACTAATCCAACCCACTCTCTGTCTGAGAGGGTTGGGGAATGGGATGATTTTGAAGCATTTGCCACCAGCCGGCTCAAATCACCAAGTGGGACTCCAACCAGACCTCCATCGGCACCGTTTCTCTCACACGTACCAAATACAAACCAGTGTGTAAACAGCAAAGCGAACATTGGTTTAAGGGTCGATGAAGTTGACATGGGTGTTTCAAGGCCATGGGATCTTCCTCCTCTACCACCACGTAGACCCATGAGGACCCAAGGGATCACCACGGACAGCTGGTTGGAAAGAGCCCAGGAGCTTGCTGTGCAGAAAGAGGCCTGCTTCCTTTCCCAGACTGACTTTGCCTCCCTTCAGCGTGTGAGAGATGGAGACGTGAAGAGGAACTCTCAGATTTTATGTTCAGATAAAGAGTTGCACCATATTTCTTCAGTAGGGTGTAACCAGATGGATGCAGAGTTGCACAGCGGTATCAGACTGAACGAATTCATGGGTGGGGAAGCAAGGGGTCATGATTTTGCCACAAACAACAATGCTAACGGCTCACCGAATGGTTTCGGTGAAGATACACTCGGAAGTTCTGAATGTGAGTACTCGGTTCCTGAAACTCTGTGTTTCCCATCTGACTGGGAAACCACAGTGACCGAATCACTTTGCAGTTCACTTCAGACCCAACTGAAACACGATTCAGAATTGTCCTGTGAAATAAAGGTCTCCAATGAACAACAATGCAAGACTAAAACTGATGGCGTGGGTTTGTTGACCCTCTCACCTAGAGATTCGAACAACAATACAGAAAGTACTTCAGAGTTTGCTTTTATTGATTCTGGAAGTTCACCGTCTGAGTTGCAACCACCTTTTGAAATTTGTAAAGATGGTGTTAAATCATCCAAAGATTGTTCAGGTTTGCACTCGAATGGTTCCTCGCCTCCCAGATGCTCCCCAGGATTACCAGAGGATATATTGTGCAGAATGGCATCAGAGTTGGAGATGTTTTCACCAAAAATCACCCGTAGTAATATCACATCAAATTTGTCTGACTCACAAAACCATAATCATTGCTCGTCACCTTTTGAGAAATCTTGTGAAGAACTGGGAGGACAGAAAGTTGACGCTTGTGAACACCAAAACACTGCTTCAGACCTTAACTGTGAGTCTCACAACATGGCTGATGTTCTCCTCAACAAAGACAACACTGTGACAATGCAAATCAAACAAGAGGTAGCAAAAGACAATGACTTGCTCACTACGCATGATGATAAGGAGCATAATCATTTAACAGAAGGTAACCTGAACTCTGAAGTCTGCTTCTCAAAGAACAACGAGGTCGAGGAATCTTGTTTGACGCTGGAGGAACAAATAAGCTTCGAGGACTTGCATGCTAGAGTAGCTCCAAGAAACTCCAGAAGCCCTTATAAAACGGAAGTCAGATCAGCCCGCATCAGACCGCGCTCACCCAAAACCGTCTCGGGTGGCGATTCGCTCCCAGGCTCTCCTCATCCTACGTCAGATCTCATTTTGCATGGTCCTTCCCCTTCACCCACCCCATTAGCTGCTACTAATTCCTGTCTCCACCCTGACCCTGCCCTTCCTGTGAACCCCCCAATCAAGCTACCCAGCATGGGTTCCACATGCTCCTCCACCACCCAGCCCCACGTTGACGCACCGCTCTCCCTCTCACCTGAGGAGACACAGCCAGCTAACGTCCTCCTGCCCCATGAGGAGAGCAGGTGAGACCTCACTGCCTTTAAAAGCGCACTCACCTCTGCTCTCACCTGAGAAATGACCTCATTCTCTCTCACAGGTGCACTAAGACAGGCTCATAAATGCTCTCACATATCTTGGCCTAGAACAAACTTTGTTTTTGCACTCACAGCTTGCTATAATTCGGTCTTTGACaaatgtgtaaatgcatttttccgGCACCATCTCTCTTATGTTTCCTCTTGGTTTGCTCATGCTGCATTACTTTTAGTTCTTTCATTTTTCATCTTTGCTTTTCTGTTGCTTCTTTCAGCCTTCATTCTGTTTTAGCAGCAACACATTCCTTTGTAGAGGTAACTAAAGTTAGATGACAGTTGTACTGTATGCATCCTAGTGTTCATGAGAGGTTTGATGCGAGATGTCGACTGTATCATCATGAGGGCTGACTGACTGTTAGTACCTAAAGAgacaaaaatcataaagaagatgCTTCTCAAAGTGCTTCTAGACAGTATTGATATTGAATTGCTTGAgacttgagaaaaaaaaaactttttgaagTGACAGCGTcttcaattaaatttttatttatctgaAGGACTTCGGTTTAATATATTTCACTTTTGTTTTAgtgatttcagtacttcagctttttcttttttatgttatattttccatttaatatttacagttatttcaccttatttcaattaatgaattattatttttaactttaacttttagTTAATATTGACAACACTGCTAAGAGAAGATCTCCAAACAAGTTTTTGCTTAAATGAAAGATAACTAAGGACTGAGTCTCTTGAGATATGAAAAAGCAACTCAGAGtgataaaatagtttttttcatTACTTTTTAACCATTGCTTCCTCAACTGTGCACTATTGCTTTTGCTATACTAACTCATCAGGAAGTTAATAAACATTATATCTAAAAAATGACttaaagaaaaagtaaaagatGCTTACAAAGTACCAATTAAACCATGATGAAAGGCCTAGGTCAATGTAAATACTTAATTTATCTTCTTTTTGCACCGCTGTACAGCCCTCACCCAGTGAAGCCCTTGACCAACACGACTCTACAGGGAGAGAAGAAACCTGAAAGCCGCTCAGTGCTGGAGAAACTCAAGTCCACCATCAACCCAGGACGAGCTGCACCATCCACCACTGCTGAGGATGAGAAAAACCAGGTACTGGAagtttaaaggtgctgtaagcAAAGTTTTTACCTTATAGCACTCCctactaaaatagtattttatttatattaataatttccttacaaatagcattttaatgttactttaaaatattgaaatatttaaaaaaatatatatatatattttcccacACAGTAAAATTGGTCTTTATATAGAAAAGTAAATGATAGCCATTCTACAATGTAGTGGTCCGTGGAATCCAGATTTTTCTGCTTGTCagtcattttaaagggatagttcacccaaaaatgaaaattctgtcatgaattactcaccctcatgtcgttccaaacctgtaagaccttcgttcatcttcataacacaaattaagatatttttgatgaattccgagagctctctacAGAAACTTAGCAAagagatcgttaaaataatccatgtgacatcagtggttcaaccgtaattttacgaagctacgagaatgctttttgtgcacaaagaaaacaaaaataacgacacTATTCAATAATTCGTCTGCTCCGCGTCACCCTATAGCACCATTTTAGAGAGCAtccactgaacgtaaacaacgtatgctgttCTATGTCGGCAGCACCACGCGGAAACGTTGTTTTCGTTCAGATCAAAGCATAAACAATGTATCTGCGTGGTGCTCCCGACacagcatacgttgtttactTTCAGTGGATCCTGTCCAAAAGAGACAAATTGCTTAATATGTCgttactttttgtgtgcaaagagaacaaaaatattcttgtagctttttaaaattgtggttaaaccactgatgtcacatggattatttctGGACTTTGATCGTGGTagtatccttgctgtctatggagggtcagaaaactatcttaatttgtgttccgaagatgaacaaaggtcttaggggtttgaaacgacattaGGTtgagaaattttcattttagggtgaactatccctttaaacataGGTCTAATTTAGGCTGATTAGTAAAACTGCTAACATTTCACAGCACCTATAAGGAGCTGGAAGACACGCTTTGACCCAGGTTCTGGAAAAGTGGAATCAGCAAACAGATTACAAGCAGACACTGAAACAAGCATATTGATATGAGACTTGTGCTGATtgcactaataaaaatattgaaagaaCGCACAAGTGATCAAAGATCAGCTGAAGTGTTTAATGAAGTAGCTTTGGTTCATTATTCTCTACATGACACAGTACCTCATTACTGTTCTTCTCATGACTGTGTACCTGTTTCCTGTGCAGCTGGCTCTGATGGAGGCTCGGGCTCAGTACCAGAACATGACGAACATGGAGCTGATAGCCCTGCTGCTTCAGCAGGAAATGGACGTCAAGAAACAGCGGGCTGAAACTGAGGTGCAGGTGGCGTTATTGGAGAAACGTGAGGCTGAACTGAAGAAGATGAAGGTTCAGGTCAGAGACCTGGAGGACTACATTGACAAGCTGCTGGTGCGCATCATGGAACAGACCCCGACCTTGCTGCAGGTACGCGCCAGACCAAAATGACTACAGTGAGTGACCTGCTCCGTCCAGAGAACACCTCATATTGATCTAAAGCCATTTGTGATGCTCTATTAAGTTTCAAAACTGCCAGATTCACGTAGACACGATAAACTTAGCTTTGCATGCTTCTTACTGGATTTCCAAATCCACAATCATTGAGGTTTAGCATACTCCTAGTCATGCTATGAGCACAAGGCAGtggttaaaagttttaaaaaagtatgtatAATTAGATTTTGTCGATCACATGTAGATGTAAATGTTCATAGAATCTATGTCTTCTTTATAAATATGCTAATTTCCATAATAGGAAATAAGTTCTGGGATCTTGATGCATTCAGAATGTCTCTAAAGTTATACAAATCCACAAATGCAAGTAAAAAAGCACTGCCTTTATTAATTGACGACTTTAAACTTTAACACTCATCTTTCCTCATAATTGGACGTATTtggaacaaaattataaaataacactaaaaacAAAACTTCCCCGGAAACTTCTCAACTAATGCGTCAAACTTCCATATCTCAGTCCTGTCCATATTTCAAGAAAATATTGTTTCAGATTTATTGACATGGTATTAAAACTAATATGTAACACTGTTCAAGATGAATCCagagatttaaaaacattaatatttaatacataatatGTAGTCTAATACACCTTGTCTAAGTTGATGTAAAATACTGCTTTAaatagtattatgtaaataataaaaaagaaattctTGATAGCTTTAAAAGCACCTTAATGCGCATTATGCAAAACCGTTGTGCTTGAGCCAGTCAGCTTTGCCTCATAGAAACCGCTGATATTAGTGCATGCTCCCTTCCATCAAGCACTCGCACAAAAGCAGAGAGTGTCTCTGCAAACATGTAAGCTATGCAATACAACCTGCTAAACTGTAGCTTGAATTCATATATGCTACACAAAATATATCCATGAAGCCTTAGCACTGCAGCATACTTAGATCACTGCTAAAGTAGCAAATTTAGTGATATGCAAATGCCTAAGCTTTCTAAACCACAAAAACGATGGAAGAtctgttgtttgttttactgcATTATAACTTCATCGTGTTCGAGTGGCTTTATGATTTTCTCTGATATTCATTCTGTGTTTTATACCATTGATTTGTTCTGTTTTCAAAGATAAAGTTACGTGTGACTTTTGTTCATTATACAGTATTCAGTGTTTTCTTGGTTGATGTTTCCTGATTTATTAGGCTGATGAAAATGACATTCTGTCACACAAGAACATCAGTTCTTTGTCTCAGGATTGGACGTAAAGAAAGTACAGGGTTCCTGTTAATTTTGTTGACTCAAGGCATCAATTGTTTTGTGTATCACCAACAATACatcctgggaaaaaaaaaaatatatatatataaaacgttTTTTTAGTTTGAGTTTCAGCATGTGTTACAGGAAAGAACCATGTATCACTGTGATTCTAGATTGTTGCTGATTCATTTTGCCTTTTAATCTCTATTTTGCAATGTGCCTCTGTggatttatttacaacattcacatttgtattttttattttgttttatttattgctaaTTATTTCAAACAGCTTCATTTTCaaagttatttgaaaataaagttttcaaaTCATTTGCAGTGTTTTTGTTCGAGTTCTTTACATGAATGACTTGTAGACAGGCCTGTATGGGTTTATGAGATTTGTGCTGAACAGCATGCTGGTTCTCACACCAACATTAACAATCACAGTAGTTATATATTGCATTACCACTGGGTGGCACTACCGCAC harbors:
- the rab11fip5b gene encoding rab11 family-interacting protein 1 isoform X2, which codes for MPLISLDDDEQRWVPTHVNVTVLRARGLRTKGKQGSRYIYTIIQVGKEKYTTGLVEKAEEPQWGEECSFELLPGLLEAGGMSSNLVLTVMHRVLIGLDVFLGQAVIPLDKVFQDGMCPRNEWLKLNSKAGRKEKERGELQVTVQFTRNNMTASMYDLTIKDKPRSAFGKLKDRVTGRKRADVESSSAILPGRYAALSGAVGPPFAGDGGPDEPGEEEGVDVHRSKVKDFFLKGKLRKNSDTRSCSSLASDSSMASSAGDPFVSVELCRTPIYSSRVMEPFRMDTESGIKVMTHKRAHSDEASKITGVPHPSPAVENLKGQNMPLSKSTLCINGSHIYSSEPVSPKSPSTIPAKRSLLEKCAPLSRSLQNLTRRGEDSQKSDGRRWSIEKSKKDDSEADGAQSQTQGAATSEGKPVQAAGPVEVVDKGKKLRKTLFSSGRSDSLPAKPEQSQVSAPLEGRRRGWFGSGDSQNKPRLGVSPKVESSSDTPCQIPCSPSQPPCSLPLGCTTSSVSPPSGNHTNPFTHPSPTPPSISPSNPFLTRLQQNPFFEDLIAEEALKSPTAGYCSLNSSLYHYPVGCSPLHNGAQNKMYAIKRERPRSMSRQRSLPAIMPETPYRNSNTNPTHSLSERVGEWDDFEAFATSRLKSPSGTPTRPPSAPFLSHVPNTNQCVNSKANIGLRVDEVDMGVSRPWDLPPLPPRRPMRTQGITTDSWLERAQELAVQKEACFLSQTDFASLQRVRDGDVKRNSQILCSDKELHHISSVGCNQMDAELHSGIRLNEFMGGEARGHDFATNNNANGSPNGFGEDTLGSSECEYSVPETLCFPSDWETTVTESLCSSLQTQLKHDSELSCEIKVSNEQQCKTKTDGVGLLTLSPRDSNNNTESTSEFAFIDSGSSPSELQPPFEICKDGVKSSKDCSGLHSNGSSPPRCSPGLPEDILCRMASELEMFSPKITRSNITSNLSDSQNHNHCSSPFEKSCEELGGQKVDACEHQNTASDLNCESHNMADVLLNKDNTVTMQIKQEVAKDNDLLTTHDDKEHNHLTEGNLNSEVCFSKNNEVEESCLTLEEQISFEDLHARVAPRNSRSPYKTEVRSARIRPRSPKTVSGGDSLPGSPHPTSDLILHGPSPSPTPLAATNSCLHPDPALPVNPPIKLPSMGSTCSSTTQPHVDAPLSLSPEETQPANVLLPHEESSPHPVKPLTNTTLQGEKKPESRSVLEKLKSTINPGRAAPSTTAEDEKNQLALMEARAQYQNMTNMELIALLLQQEMDVKKQRAETEVQVALLEKREAELKKMKVQVRDLEDYIDKLLVRIMEQTPTLLQVRARPK